The DNA sequence GGGTGTTGGCCGGACCGGTGCCGGCCGCGCGACGTGCCACCTCGATGGCCACGGTTTGGGTGGTGGCGAGGGTGAATTTGAAGGCGGTGAGGCGGTGGGAATCGCCCCAATTTCCGTCGGTGGCATCGGCCCAACCGAAGCTGCTGGAAACGGTGCGGTTGCCATTGACCTGGGTGGTGTTGTCGATGGGACTGCCGTTGTTGAGGGTGCGGTCGCCGCTGACGCTGACATGGGCGGAGACCGGGGTGAGGCTGCCGGCAAGCGATGCGGCGACCAGGAGCAGATGTTTGGCATTCATGTTATTGAATCGATCGTGATGGGCAAATTTATTGTTAGGTTATCGGGAATCGATTGTCGCAGGGCGCGACAGCCGGTTCCCGGGTTGGGTCAGTAGGTTGGATAGGCCTGCACAGGCAGCGCACCGCCAGGAAGCCGGGCCTGCGGCAGCAGGCGCGGAGAATCCCCTGCGGACGGGCCAGGGTGGCGGCAAAGGCAGGACGGATCAGGCCAACCGGGGCGGGGGCGTTGGAGGGGTGCCCGAAACGAGGGGCGCGTATTCCTCAATGACCGGATATGTCCATGGGGACGGGGCCGGACGGACGACCACGGGAGCCGTGGCCAGGAGGAAATCTTTCTTCAGGTCGGGCAGCTTGCCGTGATCGGACTTTTCCTTTTCCTGCTGTTTTTTTTCGGCGATGGCCTGGCACATCTTGCAGGGGAATTTTCCACTGAGGGTCATTTCGATGGCCCGGGCTACCGGGACATGTTCGGAGTATTCCCGGACCATGTTGACCCAAGCCACCCCCTGCAACACGACCCAATGGCCGCCGCAGGACAGCACGAAGGCCGTCAACAGGATGGAAGCATAAACACGGAGGAACACCCTGCTCTGATACCAAGCCCCACCCAACCCGTCAAACGAAACCCCGGCAAGAAGCGCCATGGCAACTTTTTCCTGTGCTGGTGGTTGTACCAACCCATGAACACACGGTTGGTTTTTCTCGTTTTTCCGCTTCTGACGACGCTCTCCCTCCAAGCGTATGATCCGACAGTCACCGGACCGGCCCCGACCTACATCGACCGGAATTTTGCCGTCTCTTCAGACCGAATCCTGCCAGTGCGCATCTTCCTCCCGAATGAGAAGGCCGTCTGCCCGGTCATCGTCTTCAGTCACGGACTTGGAGGATCCCGTGAGGGATCGAATTTTCTCGGCCGACACTGGTCCTCCCGCAGCTATGTCACGGTTTTTCTACAACACCCCGGCAGCGACAGTTCGGTGTGGCAGGGCGAGGCACCGGGAGAACGCCTTCAAGCCATGAAGCGCGCCGCCAGCGGAGCCCAGTTCATGAACCGGGTGCGCGACGTCAAAGGAACGCTCGACCTCCTGACCCGTCTTAACGCCGACCCCAAGGATGCTCTCGCGGGAAGACTGGACCTGTCCCACATCGGCATGTCCGGCCATTCGTTCGGAGCGATGACCACCCAGGCGGTTGCAGGCGAGTCCCTCGGCACGGGCATACTGGGCAAGGGGGCCAGCCTGACCGACACACGCATCCGGGCCGCCGTCATCATGAGCCCCAGCCCACTGGCCAAGGTTGATCCGCAAACCAGTTTTGGAGCGGTCGCCCTGCCCTGGCTTTTGATGACCGGAACCCACGACGGTGCTCCCTCGGGCCTCAGTTCCGTCACTCCGGCCGACCGACTCAAGATTTATCCGGCCCTGCCCCCGGGGGACAAATACGAACTGGTTCTAGATCAGGCGGAGCACTCGGTCTTCACCGACCGCAAGCTTCCCGGCGAACACAAGGAACGCAACCCCAACCACCACCGGGTCATCCTCGCCACCAGCACAGCTTTCTGGGATGCCACGCTCAAAAACGATGCCGCTGCCGCGGCATGGCTGAAGCACGACGCCCGCTCGGTCATGGAAGAAAAAGACTGCTGGCAATTCAAATAAGACCGGGGATTTTTTAACCGCCAGGAACGCGGAGGACGCGAAGGTGCTTTAGTTACAAGAAGAATCCAGTGGAATGTTTTTTCAACAAGAGGTGATTTGCTTTGTTATCCGCCTGAGGCTGATTAATTTCTGTTCGATGTTCTCGGTTCGTCTGATCATCGACCCTTCCAGTGACAAGGCCTGGAACATGGCCGTCGACGAGGCCCTGCTCCGCCTGGTGTGTGTCCCCGTGCTGCGCATCTACCGCTGGACCGAGCCGGCGGTTTCCATCGGCTATTTTGAAAAAGCGTCCGATGTCCCGGCAGGCCGGCCCTTCGTCCGGCGTTACACCGGAGGCGGACTGGTGGACCACGCCGAGGATTTTACTTACACCCTGGTCCTCCCAAAAGATCATCCCCTCACCCTGGCTGGAACCGGGCCGAGCTATGAGGCCATCCACGCCGGAATCAACACGGCCTTGCAACGGGAAGGCATTGATGCCCGCCTGACTCCGGTGAACGACGCAGTCGACCACCACGCCTGTTTCCAAAAGGCCGTGCGCTTTGACATCGTGGACGCGAAGGGCCGCAAGCTGGCGGGAGCGGCCCAGCGCCGGACAAGGGAAGGCTGTCTGCACCAGGGAAGCATCCTGCCCGGAAAGTTCGATTTTGATTCCCTGGCCCGGAATACGGCCCAAGCCCTCGAGCCGGTGTTGGAAGGAACCCTCGAAGAATCATCCCTCACCCGGGCCGAAATCGCAAAAGCGCAGGAACTCGAAGCCAGCCGTTACCGCACGCGGGAATGGAACGAGTCCCGGTGAACTAGAGCAATTCCGGATTAGATAGGCACAATAGACTGTACAATCCCTGTCCGATGCCGTACCAAACTGGGGATGAACCCATTGAGTGCAGATTTAAGGAAGCGGATCATTGCAGCGCGTAAAAAAGGCCACCGTATCGTCGATATCGTCGAGCACATGGAAGTCAGCCGTAGCAGTGTCGTGCGGTTGTGGAACCAATTCACCCAGCAGGGCCATTATCAGCCCAAGCAGCAGGGCGGCTACCTGCGGTCCCGTCTGGAAGGGCATGACTCCAGTCTGCGCCAGTGGATTGCTCACCGGCCCGACCTGACTTTGGAAGAGATCAAGGAGCGCTGCCGCACCGAACTCGGGGTGGTGATCGGCAAAAGCGCCGTGGCCGATCGTCTGGTCAAGCTGGGACTGTCCTTTAAAAAAAACCCTGCGCGCTGCCGAGCAAGAGCGGCCCGACATTGAGCAGGCACGCCTTGCCTGGAAGCAAAAGCAAGCCCTGTGGGATCCCCGTCGGTTGGTCTTCATAGACGAAACCGGTCTGAACACCAAGATGACGCGGCTTTATGGACGCTCCGCGGTCGGCGAACGTTGCAGGGACGCCGTGCCTCATGGTCACTGGCACAGTTCCACCTTCCTTGCGGCCTTGCGCCATGACGGGTTCACGGCCCCGCTGCTCATTGATGGGGCCTTGGATGGGGACATGTTCCGGGCCTATGTCGAACAAAGTCTGGCTGCCACATTGAGTCCGGGGGATATCGTCATCCTCGACAATCTCTCCAGTCACAAGGTCCATGGAGTGCGCCAAGCCATCGAAGCCCGTGGAGCCCATCTGCTTTACCTTCCAGCCTACAGTCCCGATCTCAATCCCATTGAAATGGCCTTCTCCAAAATCAAAGCCTTCTTACGCCGGGCTTGTGCAAGAACCTACGAAGAACTCATGCGGGCGGTCGCAGACTGCTTGTCACTGTTCACTCCACAAGAATGTATCAACTACTTCACTCATGCACATTATGTGTCTATATGATCCGGAAATGCTCTAGGGTTGACCGATCGGTGAATGGAGTCTTTGCCAGCCAAAATCCGTATAACTTCGCGAACTTAGCGTTCTTCGCGGTAAACAACTGCATAGTTACGGCTCAGCAGGAGCTTTGCCCTCCCGTAAGGCACTTGGGTCCTGCCCAAAGGATTCGGGGACTAAAGATTCAACGCCCTCTACCTCTCTGTTCTCTGTTTCCTCTGTATCCTCTGTGGTGAATCATTCGGGCATGAGCGCCCGTTTCCACACCGCTTCCTCAAAACCGACCAAGCCGACCCCGGGTCCGATCGCGAAGGGCCGGCGGATGAGGTTGCCGTTGGCCGCCAGCAATGCCAATGCCTCCGCGGGTTTTATGCCGGGGAGCTGGTCCTTCAAGCCTAGGGCGCGGTAATCCCGGCCCGAGGTGTTGAACAGTCGCCGGAGGTCCCCACCCTGGGCCGCGAGCACGGCCCGCAATTCTTTCTCACTTGGCGGGGTTTCGCGGATGGGGATTTCCCGGAATTCCACCCCGCGGGCGCGGAGAAATTTCAGGGCCTTCCGGCAGGTGTCGCATTTGTCGTAAACGTAAACCTTCAGCACCCACCGATTTGAGCGCAAGGATCGGAGTTGTCCAACCGCGAAAGCTCAAGCAAACTACTGCCATGCGCATCCTGGCCGCGGCTGATCTTCATTACGCGCTGCGGCAATTCGACTGGCTCGGCACGGACGCCCCCGCCTGCGACCTCCTTGTCCTGGCCGGCGACCTCCTCGACATGGGTTCGTCCGTCGATCTGGAAGTGCAGGAAGTGGTGGTGCAGAAATACCTCCGCCGGTATTCCGCCGGGAAAGTTTTGCTCACGTCCTCGGGCAACCACGACATCCAGGACCTGTCCCCCACAGGAGAACGCACCGCGCGCTGGATGAAGGAACTGGGAGGAGATTCGATCAAATCGGACTACGATTCCCATGAGCAGGACGGGGTGTTGTTCAGCGTCTGCTCCTGGTGGGACGGTCCGGTCAGCCGGGCCCAGACCGAGGCCCGGCTGGCGGAGGACGCGGCCCGCGCCAAGAAGGCCTGGATCTGGTTGCACCACAACCCGCCCGCGCGCACGCCGGTGGCCTGGACCGGAAAGCACGATGGCGGCGACCCCGTGGTGGTGGAGTGGATTGAGCAATACCAGCCCGACTTGGTCTTCAGCGGCCACATCCACAACGCACCCTTTTACGGCGAAGGCAGTTGGCACGCCCGCATCGGCAAGACCTGGATCTTCAATCCGGGGAAACAGATCGGCGGCGAACCCACCCGCATCCTGGTCGACCTGGCCGCCCGCCGGGCCCAATGGTTTTCCGCTGAAGGAGTGGATACACTGGAGTTGTGAACAGTGCAGATTGAGAAAAGTTAGTGGCAGCGGCCAAGACGCTTGGACGCCACCCTTTGTCAAGATCTCGGGCTGACCCCATGTGCATACCATGTGCGCCATATGCTACGCTTTGTTTCGCGCTTTGGCTCAAACGGATAGTTCGCTTATGCCTTATGTTGGCAGAAACTGCTTCCACTGTTCTTTGACGTAATCAATGAATTCATCTACTCCTGGGGAATTGCAAACAGTAACAAGCTCCATGCCAAGATTTGTTAAAATAACATGACCGATAGGCAGCTCATTATTTTCTTCGTTAGGCAATACAAGATTTAGTGGTTTTCCACAGTATGATGCAGCAAACATTTTTGGTAGACCAGTTCTGTTAAAACCAGCAAGCCCCTGAAATTGCACTAATCCAATGCTGTCCAAATGAACAAGGGAATTAAAGTTGATTCCCTTCTTGTTGTATATTTCTGCCATCGGATCGAAAATTAATGTTGTAAATGCCCCAACATTCCAACCAAAACTACAAAGATTCTGAAATAACTCAGCATCACGCTTGTCGAGGTCTCCTAGAAAATTTACTGTTCGTTTTGAAAAGGTTCCGGGAGAATTAGCTTCTCCGGCTAATACCTTTGCCCAGATCTGTTGCATTTCGTCATCCGAGACAATACGTGACTTATCAAAAAAGTTTGTCACCCAGTCATCCTCGATAAGACTTGGATCTGAATTTTCCTCAAGTTGAGGAAGTGCTTTTGCGGTTATGTTTTCCATGTTGTCTTGTCGTTGTGCTTCCTCCTCCACAAAGCGGCACATTGCTCGTCTGTGCAGATTAGTGACTTGAATCTCTGACTGAGCCTTAATTAAATTAGCCTTTGCTTGGGCTTTAGCTACTCTCTCGATCTGCCAAGGCTCAAATAGACCTCCAACAGCCGAAGAGACTTTTTTGATGAGGGTGTCCGCAGGCTTAGAAAGCTTGCCTAGATTTACGAGTGATATTGATTGATCGTCAGACATATGTTTTTTGTTGAGCCTTGGGATCAACGTCTGACATTTGACAGTGTCTTGCTACTATTTTTCAAATAGTGGCGTCCTCAAACACTACTCGCACTGGCCGGGCCGAAGTGCTGCTTAAGAGGTTCTGTCAATTGCGTCAATTGTCAGACGATGATCCCTGTCGCTTCAGTATTGCCTCGGTTGTTTTGATGTATTCCAAGTGTTCCGCGTTAGTCGCGCGACCTAGCGCGTTGGCTGGATGCGAAAGTCAACCACTCTATCTGTTTAGAAGAATCATAAATGAGTTTCATGTAGTAGCCTCTTACTTCGCCCACATGAGAGGCAATCTTACCTTGTAACGGAAAATTCAGGCTCTTTTTCTGTATATGGTATTCCTTCAGAATATCGTAGTTCAGGCTTGGATCAAAACAGATTTTAATTGTGGGGTTTGTGGATATATATCGCAACTGAATTTGGGCTATCCCAATGGATACATGTCCTGCCATCTTCCTGTTAAACAATAACAGCCACTTACACCAAAGGTACTCAATCAATCGAAACCAAGCAGGCCTGAAAAATGATTCAGTGATCAAAATTGCTATCAAATCAGGATCTGATCGGCCGCTCCGGAGAAGCCTTGCTATTCGAGGAGACCATGAAGATAAGTGACCTTTGATGGTCGTCACGCAATTGTTGCCGAAGCTTTCTGTCGGTAATTAGCGATGTTGCAACACCCGCTACAAGCGCGACGATCAATCCCAATACTATAATCTGTCCAAATAACAGTATGCGAATCTCTTTCCAGAGCCCTATCAGATCACCAGATTTAACATATGGACGCGCCCAATCGTAGCTGATCTCAAAAATTGTAATAAAACATCCAAAATAAACAAAATAAATAATTGTATATATAAGTATATTCTTTTTGGTGGCGACCGCATGTTCACCAAAGGTGATTGCTGACTGCACCAAACCAATTAGTTTGTATGCTACGAAAAGTATAAAAAGGCCCAAAAAGACGACACAGGCAGAAAAAAGCTTGATGCAAAACCTGCTATCGCTGGTGTAACAACTACAGATATAGTCATAGAAATAATTGAGTTCCGAACGATCTTTTTCTGTAATTCATCCAATTCTTTTTTTGATAAACTTGCTCCTTCCCCAAAAAACCAATCATCAGCCAGATATTTTGAGAGGTCTTTGTTTAGTTCCCTAAAGGGGAAAATTGAAAAATAGATTGGGACATAGAATAGTTTCTTAAAACGTCGGATGATTCCGGGCACCTCAATGAAAAGAAGGGCTACAATCACCGGGATAAGCTGAATCTCTAAATTCCAGAGGTTTTGAAACATATACTTGTTGGCTATGTGAATGATATGGCAGATAGGTAATGGTGTATTAAACGACGAGCTTACTTTTGCACGAAACCCAACCTGATCCGTTCCCAGAACCCTAGCTCAAGGCGTTAGTCTGTCGAGAGGGAATGGAGAGCGGGGCTTCGGCGGCCAATGGGGTCAAGGGGCCACAGAACGGCGGCAGGGGACTGTCCCGTGACCGCGTCTTGCGGACGCGACCTCGCGGCAGCCCTACAGGTGATTCGTCTGGTCAGCTTAATTTGGTGTTATACCCAAACACGTTGAGTAGGCGGCGGGTTTTTCGGGAAGGCGAGGCTCCCGGGTCCACCCGTAGCGTCGTATGGCGGGACCGGGCCGTTCAGTGGTCTTTCTTCCGAAGGCGGCTCTGCAGGAGCTTCGCCCTCCCGCTGGGCGCACGATGGCCTGATGATTGTGGTTTTGTATCAATCCAAACCGAAAAACTTCGCGTCCTTCGCTTTCTTCACGCTCCTCGCGGTGAGCAACAGCCTACTTACGGCCGCAGACTGGCTTCCGGAAGCCTCAGGTCTTGGGGACGCGGTGGGCGAGGTTGAGCAGGACTTCGTCGAGCATGCCGAGGTGGTCCTGGCGGTCCTCGTACTGGGCCTTGATGTCGGCCAGGTAGCCAAGCATGCCTTTCAGGCGTTTGGCCAGCAAGTCGGCCACGAAGAGGGTGAGCTCGGGCGTGGAACTGAGGAAGGCCCGCCCGCCGCGGGTCACGTGGCAGACCACCTCGGTGACCGCTTTCACGTCGACCTGGTGGGGCACGTCGAGCAGAACGGACAATTCCCCGACGATGGAACCCGGTTCGGTGATGAAGGTGATGGGCGTGTCGCGCTGGACCACTTCGAGTTTCCCGGAAACCAGGATGTAGAGGCACCCGGTCTTCTGGCCCTGGGGCAGTAGCACCTCGCCGGGGGCGAAGCGGACCTGTTCCAGATCGCGGCAGAGTTCGAGGACGGAGGCCATGACGGCAGGATGCCGGAGGACGGACGGCGGACGCCAGCAAAAAGACGGGCCCGGACCTGATGCCACCGTTTCAGAGCCCACCCGGGCGGATACTGGAGCCACCCACTTGAAACCATACCCCGCATCTTATGATAAGCAGTTGCGGAGAATATCAATATGCACTATTTGTATGTCATGAAGACCACCATTGATATTCCCGATCAGGAGCTTTTGGACGCGATGAAGTACTCCGGAGCGACCACGAAACGGGAAGCGGTCTTGCAGGCGTTGCAGGCATTCAACCACAAGAACCGCATGGAGGAATTGCTGAAGTTTTCAGGCACCTGCGACTTCCCTACGAATGAATCCCTGGAAGTGCTGGAATCCAAAGAAGAACGGCGGCGATGACGTTGGTGGACACCTCATCCTGGGTGGAGCAGCTCCGCAAGCGAGGCCGGGCGGATGTGCGGAAGCGGGTGGAGGATTTACTGCGGAACGGCGAGGCGGTTTGGTGTGCCCCGGTGGAGTTGGAATTGTGGGCCGGGGTGGGTTCGGATCATGAACGGAACGTATTGCGCCGTTTTGCCGAGGTGCTGCCCCGTCTTCGGGTGGATGACACGGTGTGGCAACGGGCGGTTCACTTGGCCGATGCCGCGCGGGCGCGGGGATTGACGGTGCCTTCTTCGGACATTCTGATTTTTGCCTGTGCCCGGGAACACGGCGCCGCGCTGGAGCATGCAGACCGGCATTTTGAAATGCTGGAAAAGTTGGATGCTGCAGGATGATGATACCAACTCCGATTGATTAGTCGCGAAAGCGCCCCGGAGGGCCGTACGCTGAGCGGCTTGGTCGCCCCGTGATGCAAGCAAATGGGGCCCGTCTTGCAACCACGCTTCAAGCGGCGACCCTCCGATTGAAACAGGCTCATTCAACATGATTTGGCATTGGCCACCTATCTGATTGATGGCAGAAAAATAGGGAGTGGACTGAAGGCTATTCCGAAGAAGAGCCGCGACTCCGCCTGGAGCGGTCCGGTTCAACCGGATGCGGCTTGCTCGGCGCGTTTGCGCTTGTTGGGGTCGAGGTGCCGCTTGCGCAGGCGCAGGCTGAGCGGTGTCGCTTCGAGCAATTCGTCGTCGGCCAGGTATTCCAGCGCGCGTTCCAGGCTCATCTTGATCGGGGTCATGAGCTGGATGCCCTTGCCGTCGCCCTGCGAACGCATGTTGGTCAGGGCTTTGGCCTTGCACGGATTGGCCACCATGTCCTCGGGACGGACGTTTTCGGCGAAGATCATGCCGCAATAAACCGGTTCACCGGGTCCGATGAAGGGCTTGCAGCGTTCCTGCAGGGCGGAGAGCGAGTAGGCGGTCGATTCCCCGTTTTCCATGGCGATGACGACGCCGTTGTTGCGGCTGACGACTTCGCCGCGGAAGGCGCCGTATTCCTTGAAGATGTGGGACATGATGCCCATGCCCTTGGTCATGTTCTTGAGGTCGGTTTCGAAGCCGATGATGCCGCGGGTCGGGATGTCGGCGGTGACATAGACCGTGGTGGCCTGGTGCTTCATGTCCTTGATCTCGCCTTTCCGGCTGGCGAGGTTCTGGAGGGTATCGCCGAGGTTTTCCGTCGGGACTTCCACGTAGAGGGTTTCGATGGGCTCGAGCTTGTTGCCGTTCTCGTCCTTCTGGAAAATGACCTGCGGGCGGGAGACCATGAGCTCGAAGCCCTCGCGGCGCATCTGTTCGACCAGGATGGCGATCTGCATTTCGCCGCGGGCGCTGACGATGAAGGTGCCGGCGGCATCGGTGTCCTTGACGAAGAGCGAGACGTTGGTGCGGGTTTCCTTGATCAGGCGGTCGCGGATGTGGCGGGCGGTCAGGAGTTTGCCCTCCTTGCCGCAGAGGGGACCGTCGTTGACCATGAATTGCATTTCGATGGTCGGGGGATCGATGGCGACGAAGGGGAGGGCTTCGGCGGTCTCCGAATTGGTGATGGTTTCGCCGATAAAGACTTCTTCGACCCCGGCCAGGCCGATGATGGTGCCAGCGGTGGCGGATTCGATTTCGACCTGCTCCAGCCCATGGTAGCCGAAGAGTTTGGTGACCTTGGCCTTGGTCTTGGTGCCGTCGCCGTGGCTGCACCAGATGGTTTCGCCCATCTTGATCGTGCCGGAGTAGACCTTGCCGTAGGCGATGCGGCCGACGTAGTCCGAGTAGTCGAGGTTGGCCACCAGGAGGGTGAAGTGTTCGTGCGGGAGGAGCTGGGGGGCGGGCACGTATTTGAGGACGCTGTCGAAGAGGAAGGTCATGCCGGCGTTCTTGGTCGCTTCGGTGAGTTCGCCTTCCCATTTCTCGACCGCGAAGCCGTCCTTGCCCGAGGCGTAGACGATGGGGAAATCGAGCTGCTCGTCGGTGGCGTTGAGTTCGAGGAAGAGTTCGAAGACCATGTCGAGGACGGCATGGGGACGGGCGTTGGGGCGGTCGATTTTGTTGATGACGACGATGGGCTTGGCCCCGACTTCGAGGGCCTTGCGCAGGACGAATTTGGTCTGGGCCTGGGGACCGTCGAAGGAATCGACAACCAGGAGGACGCCGTCGATCATCTTGAGGATGCGTTCGACTTCGCCGCCGAAGTCGGCGTGGCCGGGGGTGTCGACGATGTTGATGTGGACGCCCTTGTATTCGAAGGAGGCGTTCTTGGCCCGGATGGTGATGCCTTTTTCCTTTTCCAGGTCCATGGAATCCATGACGCGTTCGGCGACGACCTGGTTGGTGCGGAAGGTGCCGGCCTGCTTGAGGAGCTGGTCGACCATGGTGGTTTTGCCGTGGTCAACGTGGGCGACGATGGCGATGTTGCGAATTTCTTTCATGGGTATTCCGTGGAAAAGGAGGACTAGGTCTAGCAGCCGCCCGGGGACGGGCAAGGCCTTTGTGTGCGACGGCTGAAGAGTCGGACTCCCCGGGGTCAGCGTTGCAGGATGATTTTTTGCCCGGCTTCCACTTTGAGGAACTGGCCGGCGGAGCCTTCCTTGACCGCGATCTCGGCCTCGTCGTCGCTGTTGATCAGGATGAAGGGGCGTTTGTCGGGGGCTTCGGCGTAGTTGGCGATGAAGGGCAGGGAGTAGGTTTTGCCGCCGACGAGCACCCGGAGGAGGGCGTTCTTGGGCATGGGGTCGAGGAATTCGCGGGGGATGTTGGTCAGGACATTGCCAAATCCGTCGATGTGGGAGATTTCGCCGTTCACTTTGTCGCCGAGGGTGGCGGGTGGGTTGATGGAGAGGAGATTGAGTTTCTTCATCACCGGGCCGACGGACGAGAAGGAGGTCCCGGCGGCGAGGTGGGCCGCGACCGGTCCGAAGATATCGCGGCCATGGAAGGTGGAGGAAACATCCGGGGTGCGGAACAGTTCCCGGTTTTCGATCGAGCGGGCTTCGGCGAGTTTTTCCCGCAGGACGACATGGCTGAACAGGCCGTTGTCGGGTCCGATGAAAATACGGCCGGTGCGGGTTTGCAGGGCCACGGCGGCGCGGGCCGAGCCCACTCCGGGATCGACGACGGCCACCACGATGGTGTCGGCGGGGAAATGACGGACCGCCTTGTCGAGGAAGTAAGAACCTTGGCGGACGTCGTGGGACCGGATGGTGTGGCTCAGGTCCACCAGCCGGGCATCGGGATAGATGGACAGGATGGCGCCCTTCATCTGGGCGACGTAGGGGTCCTGGGAACCGAAGTCGGTGAGCAGGGCGATGGGGCGGTTCATGGGGGGAGGCGTGCTGCAGGAAACCCACACCAGGGAAACCCCGGCCAAGAGAAGCAGGGGCCACCGGCGGAGGTGGCGGTGGAGGAGAGAGGAGCAATGGACTGGAAGGGCGCTGGACACGTTGGCAGAACATTAACGGAGACGGGGAGAAGGTAAACCTTGGAAATCGGGAAAGCTGGGGCATGTTGGGGGTAGATTCGGCTTGAAGAACCCGCCGATGAAGCCCCAGTTTTAATTGCCTCCCCGACCATGGCCAACGCGCTCCTACCCGAATACCTCCAGTTCCACGGGCAGTCCCGGAACACCGGGTGCATGACCGTGCAGAGTGATTTGGGCACCGCCCTCATCTACATGATGGACGGCGAGGTCATCCACGCCGAGTCCGAAGGGCAAAGGGGCATCATCGCGCTTTTTCAAGCCATGGGCTGGGATCCGGTCACCATCAGCTGGCAGGAAGGAGCCATCCCCCCGGTCGTGCAGTCGAGGCACCCGGTCGATGCCCTCCTCTTCCAATACGCCCAGCTCGAGGACACCCAGCAGACCGACATGGAGTCGCTGCAAAGAAACTTTGGCGACAGCACCCATGAACCGGATGACATCCGCCTGATGGATCTGGGCCAATACCAAATTTCCTTCGAGGTCCTCAACACCCCCTTCCGCGGTTTTCTTTTTTACCTGGAGAAGGCCGTCTCCCTGGTCGGGCGCGGGGAGGACTGCGACATCATCCTCCCGGACGCCTCGGTCTCCAGCCACCACTGCAAGATCACCCTGGAAAAACACTGCATCCGCGTCGTCGATCTTGGTTCGACCAACGGCACCCGCATCAACAACGAGATCATCGCCGAACGCATCCTCCAGCCGGGAGATGCCTTCCAAATCGGTTCCGTCATGGTGGCGATGAACCTGAAGCTGCGCCGCAACCTCGATGCCCAGAAGGTGGCGTTGACGACCAAGCAGTTGAATGTCTCCACCCTGGCCGCATCCGGTCAGACCCAGTTGATCGACCCCAAGGCGCTGATGAAGAAATCCGGCAAGCTCGAGGGGCCCATCACCTGGAAAAACCTCACCGGTGAAGGGGCCAAGAAGGGCGACAACAGCCTCTTCACGAAGATGTTCGGCAAGAAGTGACCCCCGGTCAGCGCCGGATGTCCTGCGGCTTCCATGAGGCGTATTGCCCGCCGCTGTCCCTTGCCAGTCGCTGGAGTAAGACC is a window from the Candidatus Methylacidiphilales bacterium genome containing:
- a CDS encoding PIN domain-containing protein, whose protein sequence is MTLVDTSSWVEQLRKRGRADVRKRVEDLLRNGEAVWCAPVELELWAGVGSDHERNVLRRFAEVLPRLRVDDTVWQRAVHLADAARARGLTVPSSDILIFACAREHGAALEHADRHFEMLEKLDAAG
- a CDS encoding DUF2806 domain-containing protein — encoded protein: MSDDQSISLVNLGKLSKPADTLIKKVSSAVGGLFEPWQIERVAKAQAKANLIKAQSEIQVTNLHRRAMCRFVEEEAQRQDNMENITAKALPQLEENSDPSLIEDDWVTNFFDKSRIVSDDEMQQIWAKVLAGEANSPGTFSKRTVNFLGDLDKRDAELFQNLCSFGWNVGAFTTLIFDPMAEIYNKKGINFNSLVHLDSIGLVQFQGLAGFNRTGLPKMFAASYCGKPLNLVLPNEENNELPIGHVILTNLGMELVTVCNSPGVDEFIDYVKEQWKQFLPT
- a CDS encoding IS630 family transposase, producing MEQARLAWKQKQALWDPRRLVFIDETGLNTKMTRLYGRSAVGERCRDAVPHGHWHSSTFLAALRHDGFTAPLLIDGALDGDMFRAYVEQSLAATLSPGDIVILDNLSSHKVHGVRQAIEARGAHLLYLPAYSPDLNPIEMAFSKIKAFLRRACARTYEELMRAVADCLSLFTPQECINYFTHAHYVSI
- a CDS encoding metallophosphoesterase, with protein sequence MRILAAADLHYALRQFDWLGTDAPACDLLVLAGDLLDMGSSVDLEVQEVVVQKYLRRYSAGKVLLTSSGNHDIQDLSPTGERTARWMKELGGDSIKSDYDSHEQDGVLFSVCSWWDGPVSRAQTEARLAEDAARAKKAWIWLHHNPPARTPVAWTGKHDGGDPVVVEWIEQYQPDLVFSGHIHNAPFYGEGSWHARIGKTWIFNPGKQIGGEPTRILVDLAARRAQWFSAEGVDTLEL
- the typA gene encoding translational GTPase TypA, which codes for MKEIRNIAIVAHVDHGKTTMVDQLLKQAGTFRTNQVVAERVMDSMDLEKEKGITIRAKNASFEYKGVHINIVDTPGHADFGGEVERILKMIDGVLLVVDSFDGPQAQTKFVLRKALEVGAKPIVVINKIDRPNARPHAVLDMVFELFLELNATDEQLDFPIVYASGKDGFAVEKWEGELTEATKNAGMTFLFDSVLKYVPAPQLLPHEHFTLLVANLDYSDYVGRIAYGKVYSGTIKMGETIWCSHGDGTKTKAKVTKLFGYHGLEQVEIESATAGTIIGLAGVEEVFIGETITNSETAEALPFVAIDPPTIEMQFMVNDGPLCGKEGKLLTARHIRDRLIKETRTNVSLFVKDTDAAGTFIVSARGEMQIAILVEQMRREGFELMVSRPQVIFQKDENGNKLEPIETLYVEVPTENLGDTLQNLASRKGEIKDMKHQATTVYVTADIPTRGIIGFETDLKNMTKGMGIMSHIFKEYGAFRGEVVSRNNGVVIAMENGESTAYSLSALQERCKPFIGPGEPVYCGMIFAENVRPEDMVANPCKAKALTNMRSQGDGKGIQLMTPIKMSLERALEYLADDELLEATPLSLRLRKRHLDPNKRKRAEQAASG
- a CDS encoding Spx/MgsR family RNA polymerase-binding regulatory protein gives rise to the protein MLKVYVYDKCDTCRKALKFLRARGVEFREIPIRETPPSEKELRAVLAAQGGDLRRLFNTSGRDYRALGLKDQLPGIKPAEALALLAANGNLIRRPFAIGPGVGLVGFEEAVWKRALMPE
- a CDS encoding cyclic nucleotide-binding domain-containing protein is translated as MASVLELCRDLEQVRFAPGEVLLPQGQKTGCLYILVSGKLEVVQRDTPITFITEPGSIVGELSVLLDVPHQVDVKAVTEVVCHVTRGGRAFLSSTPELTLFVADLLAKRLKGMLGYLADIKAQYEDRQDHLGMLDEVLLNLAHRVPKT
- a CDS encoding biotin/lipoate A/B protein ligase family protein, with translation MFSVRLIIDPSSDKAWNMAVDEALLRLVCVPVLRIYRWTEPAVSIGYFEKASDVPAGRPFVRRYTGGGLVDHAEDFTYTLVLPKDHPLTLAGTGPSYEAIHAGINTALQREGIDARLTPVNDAVDHHACFQKAVRFDIVDAKGRKLAGAAQRRTREGCLHQGSILPGKFDFDSLARNTAQALEPVLEGTLEESSLTRAEIAKAQELEASRYRTREWNESR
- a CDS encoding type II toxin-antitoxin system VapB family antitoxin, which produces MKTTIDIPDQELLDAMKYSGATTKREAVLQALQAFNHKNRMEELLKFSGTCDFPTNESLEVLESKEERRR